A region of Pirellulales bacterium DNA encodes the following proteins:
- a CDS encoding chemotaxis protein CheB, with the protein MAAKKRTKKAAPPPADPREPAPPTGKPGGPEEPATARSDAPSAETPEPRFPVVGIGASAGGLEALTQLLQAMSPDSGMAFVFVSHLDPEHKSALGEILSRVTAMPVREADDGLAIEPNHVYVMPPNRDMILRRGALRLTPRVATHLPQMPVDTFLRSLARDRANGAIGVVLSGTGTDGTLGLKEIREAGGFAFAQDETAAFGGMPRSAVAAGVVDAALPPAKIAAELLRISKQPLVLPVPEAAAPEGGPGEEAFYQILRLLSATTGVDVVHYKHSTLRRRIERRMVLRGLKTLGEYLECLRDDVAEQKRLFEEVLIPVTSFFRDPETFEALKTSVLPRLMARRPAQAPFRVWVPGCATGEEAYSIAICLLEYLAATESPLPIKIFATDVSERAIEAARTGVYGEGIATEVSAERLQRYFLKTDRGFEVSKAVRDLCVFARQDVTKDPPFSQLDLVTCRNVLIYLGSVLQDHVLPILHYALHPGGVLVLGSSETVGRYTDLFEAIDKKRKFYQRTATPSRLTFEYTPRTPARAPMVREGPAEHGRGLPDVYREADRVVLADYAPTGVLLDENFRILQYRGDTGNFLKPAPGPPTTELLLMVREGLLGDLHETLHRAWRENAPARKEGVRVKTNDHFTDIDLHVIPIADPVSAVRYFVVLFADRAEAAVPRPRKPPTPEEESEKDREISRLNHDLTATKAYLQSLIEQKEASNEELRASNEEVVSANEELQSTNEELTTAKEELQATNEELTTVNDELQSRVRTTNELADDLVNLIETTRIPIVVLGPDLCVRRFTPAARTVMNLRPGDVGRPFLELKTKINVPDLEPLVQEVIDTLEIKQREVADESGAWHKLYVRPYKTLDHKLGGVVLMLIDIDVLKRREQEIEESRDYAVSIVETVREPLLVLDGELRVRTCNRAFYEGFHVSPADTEGRLIYELGGGEWDIPRLRTLLEEILPQNHHLENFEVEHDFPGIGRRTIFLNAHRLVQGKENREQLILLAIEDATARKRAERLRKETEDRLRSMVDTAVDAIITIDARGTINSLNAATERMFGYQAGEMIGQNVRMLMPPPYRDEHDGYLTHYQQTGERHIIGIGREVHGRRKNGSVFPADLAVSEFEDQGRRMFTGVLRDLSARKDLEREVLEVATMEQQRIGQELHDTSAQELTALGLLADSLVGTMNEGPPAESRIATKIAEGLRRVLGQVRTISRGLIRVEVDAEGLMAALTELAAQTTELRGVTCTFDCKQPVRVADNHTATQLYSIAREAVTNALKHAQARNITIHLEGDDQSVTLRVRDDGVGLPKPPLDTKGMGLKIMRYRAGLIDAHLSVGPADGSGTVVVCTCNKGAPYGRS; encoded by the coding sequence ATGGCTGCGAAGAAACGAACGAAGAAGGCCGCCCCGCCGCCGGCCGACCCGCGCGAACCGGCTCCGCCGACGGGCAAGCCTGGTGGGCCAGAAGAACCAGCAACGGCGCGGTCGGACGCGCCGAGCGCGGAAACCCCGGAACCGCGGTTTCCTGTGGTCGGCATCGGCGCGTCGGCCGGCGGGCTCGAAGCGCTCACGCAGCTCTTGCAGGCGATGAGCCCCGACAGCGGCATGGCGTTCGTCTTCGTCTCGCACCTCGATCCGGAACACAAAAGTGCCCTCGGAGAAATCCTATCGCGGGTGACCGCCATGCCCGTCCGCGAGGCTGACGACGGACTGGCCATCGAGCCCAACCACGTCTACGTCATGCCGCCCAACCGGGACATGATCCTCCGCCGAGGAGCGCTTCGCCTGACGCCGCGCGTGGCGACCCACCTGCCGCAAATGCCCGTCGATACCTTCCTGCGATCGCTGGCCCGCGACCGCGCGAACGGCGCAATCGGCGTGGTGCTGTCGGGCACCGGCACGGACGGGACGCTGGGCCTGAAGGAGATCCGCGAAGCCGGTGGGTTCGCCTTCGCCCAGGACGAGACGGCCGCGTTCGGCGGCATGCCGCGCAGCGCCGTGGCGGCCGGCGTCGTCGATGCCGCCTTGCCGCCCGCCAAGATCGCGGCGGAGTTGCTCCGGATCTCCAAGCAGCCGCTGGTGCTCCCTGTTCCGGAAGCTGCCGCGCCAGAGGGCGGGCCAGGCGAAGAGGCTTTCTACCAAATCCTCCGCTTGCTCAGTGCCACCACCGGCGTCGACGTGGTGCATTACAAGCACTCGACCCTCCGCCGCCGCATCGAGCGCCGCATGGTCTTGCGGGGGCTGAAGACGCTGGGCGAGTATCTGGAGTGCCTGCGCGACGACGTGGCCGAACAGAAGCGACTGTTTGAGGAAGTGCTCATTCCGGTGACCAGTTTTTTCCGCGACCCTGAAACGTTCGAGGCCCTCAAGACGAGCGTCTTGCCTCGGCTGATGGCGCGGCGGCCGGCCCAGGCGCCGTTTCGCGTTTGGGTGCCGGGCTGCGCCACTGGCGAGGAGGCCTATTCCATCGCGATCTGTCTGCTGGAGTATCTGGCCGCTACGGAATCGCCGCTGCCGATCAAGATCTTCGCCACCGACGTCAGCGAGCGCGCCATCGAGGCCGCACGGACCGGCGTTTACGGCGAGGGGATCGCAACCGAGGTCTCGGCCGAGCGCCTGCAGCGTTACTTTCTCAAGACCGACCGGGGTTTTGAAGTCAGCAAGGCCGTGCGCGACCTGTGCGTCTTCGCCCGACAGGATGTGACCAAGGATCCGCCGTTTTCGCAGCTCGATCTCGTCACCTGCCGCAACGTGCTGATCTACCTGGGATCCGTCCTGCAAGACCACGTGTTGCCGATCTTGCACTATGCTCTCCATCCGGGAGGCGTTCTCGTGCTGGGCAGCTCGGAAACGGTGGGCCGCTATACCGACCTGTTCGAAGCGATCGACAAGAAACGCAAGTTTTACCAGCGCACTGCGACGCCCAGCCGGCTGACGTTTGAGTACACGCCCAGAACGCCGGCGCGGGCGCCGATGGTCCGCGAGGGCCCGGCGGAGCACGGCCGCGGCTTGCCGGACGTCTACCGCGAGGCCGACCGCGTGGTCCTGGCCGACTACGCCCCGACCGGGGTCCTGCTGGACGAGAACTTTCGCATCCTGCAGTATCGCGGCGACACCGGGAATTTCCTCAAGCCGGCGCCAGGCCCGCCCACCACCGAACTGTTGCTGATGGTCCGCGAGGGTCTGCTCGGCGACCTGCACGAAACGCTCCATCGCGCCTGGCGAGAGAACGCGCCGGCACGCAAGGAAGGCGTGCGCGTGAAGACCAACGACCACTTCACCGACATCGACCTGCACGTGATCCCGATCGCCGACCCGGTCTCGGCCGTGCGCTACTTCGTGGTGCTGTTTGCCGACCGGGCGGAAGCGGCCGTGCCGCGGCCGCGCAAGCCGCCGACCCCCGAGGAGGAGTCGGAGAAAGACCGCGAAATCAGCCGCCTGAACCACGATCTCACCGCGACGAAGGCCTACCTGCAATCGCTGATCGAGCAAAAAGAGGCCTCCAACGAAGAATTGCGCGCCTCGAACGAAGAAGTCGTCAGCGCCAACGAAGAGCTGCAAAGCACCAATGAAGAGCTGACAACCGCCAAGGAAGAGCTGCAGGCCACCAACGAGGAGCTGACGACCGTCAACGACGAGCTGCAAAGCCGCGTCCGCACCACCAACGAGCTGGCCGACGACCTGGTCAACCTGATCGAAACGACCCGCATTCCGATCGTGGTGCTGGGGCCCGACCTGTGCGTCCGCCGTTTCACACCCGCCGCGCGGACGGTGATGAACCTACGGCCCGGCGACGTGGGCCGGCCGTTCTTGGAACTGAAGACGAAAATCAACGTGCCCGACCTGGAACCGCTCGTCCAGGAGGTGATCGACACGCTGGAGATCAAGCAGCGCGAGGTGGCCGACGAGAGTGGCGCCTGGCACAAGCTCTACGTGCGGCCCTATAAGACGCTGGACCACAAGCTCGGCGGCGTGGTGTTGATGCTGATCGACATCGACGTGCTCAAGCGGCGGGAGCAGGAAATCGAGGAGTCGCGCGACTACGCCGTCAGCATCGTCGAGACGGTGCGCGAACCGCTGCTCGTGCTCGACGGCGAGCTGCGCGTGCGGACGTGCAACCGGGCCTTCTACGAGGGCTTCCATGTCTCGCCCGCCGACACCGAGGGCCGGCTGATCTACGAGCTGGGGGGCGGCGAGTGGGACATCCCGCGCTTGCGGACCTTGCTGGAAGAGATTCTGCCGCAGAACCATCACTTGGAGAACTTCGAGGTAGAACACGATTTCCCCGGAATCGGGCGGCGGACCATCTTTCTCAACGCGCACCGCCTCGTGCAGGGCAAAGAGAACCGGGAGCAGCTCATTCTGCTGGCCATCGAGGACGCCACGGCACGCAAACGTGCCGAGCGGCTGCGCAAGGAGACGGAGGACCGCTTGCGGAGCATGGTCGATACCGCGGTGGACGCCATCATCACCATCGACGCGCGGGGAACCATCAACTCCCTCAACGCGGCCACCGAGCGGATGTTCGGCTACCAGGCCGGCGAGATGATCGGGCAAAACGTGAGAATGCTGATGCCGCCCCCCTATCGCGACGAGCACGACGGCTACCTGACGCACTATCAACAGACCGGTGAGAGGCACATCATCGGCATCGGCCGCGAAGTGCATGGCCGCCGCAAGAACGGTTCCGTCTTCCCGGCCGACCTGGCCGTCAGCGAGTTCGAAGACCAGGGGCGGCGCATGTTTACCGGCGTGCTGCGCGACCTGAGCGCCCGCAAGGACCTGGAGCGAGAGGTGCTGGAAGTGGCGACCATGGAGCAACAGCGCATCGGGCAGGAGCTGCACGACACCTCGGCCCAGGAGCTGACCGCGCTGGGACTGCTGGCCGACAGCCTGGTGGGGACCATGAACGAAGGACCGCCGGCCGAGTCCCGCATCGCGACCAAGATCGCCGAAGGACTCAGGCGCGTGCTCGGCCAGGTGCGGACCATTTCCCGCGGCCTGATCCGGGTGGAAGTCGACGCCGAAGGGCTGATGGCGGCCCTCACCGAGCTTGCCGCTCAGACCACGGAACTGCGCGGAGTGACGTGTACGTTCGACTGCAAACAACCGGTGCGCGTGGCGGATAACCATACGGCCACGCAGCTCTACTCCATTGCCCGCGAGGCCGTCACCAACGCGCTGAAGCACGCTCAGGCCCGCAACATCACCATCCACCTGGAAGGAGACGATCAATCGGTCACGCTGCGCGTGCGGGACGACGGCGTCGGGCTGCCGAAACCCCCGCTCGACACCAAGGGAATGGGCCTGAAGATCATGCGTTACCGTGCCGGGCTGATCGACGCTCATTTGTCGGTCGGTCCGGCGGATGGATCCGGCACGGTGGTCGTCTGTACCTGCAACAAGGGCGCTCCTTATGGCCGGAGCTAG
- a CDS encoding response regulator transcription factor produces the protein MAGARSTATKPPAKVVIVDDHPAVREALAIRIASESDLEVCGEAADYAEAVKLVAATHPDVAVIDLGLKSGSGIDLIERLKTSHEKLLMLVWSMYSEELYAERALRAGARGYINKEQATSQIIEAIRQVLQGRVFLSPAMTEKLLERQVGAAGKDAGRSPIESLSNRELDVFRLIGQGVKTADIAGRLHLSVKTVETYRDRLRKKLGLTHGTELAHRATQWVLENL, from the coding sequence ATGGCCGGAGCTAGAAGCACGGCGACTAAGCCGCCCGCCAAGGTCGTGATTGTCGACGATCATCCGGCCGTCCGCGAGGCGCTGGCCATCCGCATCGCCAGCGAAAGCGACCTGGAGGTGTGCGGCGAGGCGGCCGATTACGCCGAAGCCGTCAAGCTCGTCGCCGCTACCCATCCCGACGTCGCGGTGATCGACCTGGGGCTGAAGTCGGGCAGCGGCATCGACCTGATCGAAAGGCTCAAGACATCGCACGAGAAACTGCTGATGCTTGTCTGGTCGATGTACAGCGAAGAGCTGTACGCCGAGCGCGCCCTGCGGGCCGGGGCACGCGGGTACATCAATAAAGAGCAAGCCACCAGTCAGATCATCGAAGCCATCCGCCAGGTGCTGCAGGGCAGGGTTTTTCTTAGCCCGGCCATGACCGAGAAACTGCTCGAGCGGCAGGTCGGCGCCGCAGGCAAGGACGCAGGCCGCTCGCCGATCGAATCGCTCTCGAACCGCGAGCTCGACGTTTTCCGTTTGATCGGGCAGGGGGTGAAAACTGCGGATATTGCCGGGCGGTTGCACCTCAGCGTCAAAACGGTCGAGACCTATCGCGACCGACTGCGCAAGAAGCTCGGGCTGACGCATGGTACGGAACTTGCGCACCGCGCCACGCAATGGGTGCTGGAAAATCTATGA
- a CDS encoding hybrid sensor histidine kinase/response regulator, with the protein MPRILLLEDDLDTQANLRDILELDGYQVDAAGAMREAAEGADWRTYQAIIMDRHLVDGFADELLPRVRTLAPQAAVILVTGYPDLDSTISALRHGAVDYILKPVNVDALRASLARIADLAASEQRARQAERLAAVGQMIAAVSHEARNALQLTWANLEMLAEEVAGQDEPMRLVHRIFEIQDGLTTLLDDLRSSVAPLVIKPQRADLAATVRKAHDEVRAVAKQKSIRLREEFADDQGPRCDFDAFRIGQVFRNLFENSLAACPTPAVVSVRYESGEIDGRSAVRVTVRDNGPGLNDEQKLRIFEPFYTTKHKGTGLGMAIAKRIMEAHQGDISLGNGDAGGAEFVLTLPRSSH; encoded by the coding sequence ATGCCCCGCATTCTGCTACTCGAAGACGACCTCGACACGCAAGCCAACCTGCGCGACATTCTGGAGCTCGACGGCTACCAGGTCGATGCCGCGGGCGCGATGCGCGAGGCCGCCGAGGGCGCGGATTGGAGGACGTATCAGGCCATCATTATGGACCGTCACCTGGTAGACGGTTTTGCCGACGAGCTGCTCCCCAGGGTCCGCACGCTGGCGCCTCAGGCGGCGGTGATCCTGGTAACCGGCTATCCCGATCTCGACAGCACGATTTCGGCGCTGCGTCATGGCGCCGTCGACTACATCCTCAAGCCGGTGAACGTCGATGCCCTGCGGGCCAGCCTGGCGCGCATCGCCGACCTGGCGGCCTCCGAGCAGCGTGCCCGACAGGCCGAGCGATTGGCGGCCGTCGGCCAAATGATCGCTGCCGTGAGCCATGAAGCCCGCAACGCCTTGCAATTGACTTGGGCAAACCTGGAGATGCTGGCCGAAGAGGTAGCCGGGCAAGATGAGCCGATGAGACTCGTCCATCGCATCTTTGAGATTCAAGACGGACTCACAACGCTGCTCGACGATCTTCGTTCTTCGGTGGCCCCGCTGGTCATCAAACCGCAACGGGCCGACCTCGCCGCAACGGTCCGCAAAGCACACGACGAAGTGCGGGCGGTGGCGAAACAGAAGAGCATCCGATTGCGCGAGGAGTTTGCCGACGATCAAGGGCCGCGCTGCGATTTCGACGCCTTTCGCATCGGCCAGGTATTTCGCAACCTGTTCGAGAACTCGCTGGCCGCTTGCCCGACGCCGGCGGTGGTGAGCGTGCGATATGAGAGCGGCGAGATCGACGGCCGCTCGGCGGTGCGCGTCACCGTGCGCGACAACGGCCCCGGACTGAATGACGAGCAAAAGCTGAGAATCTTCGAGCCGTTTTACACCACCAAACACAAAGGGACCGGGCTAGGCATGGCCATCGCCAAGCGGATTATGGAGGCGCACCAGGGCGACATTTCGCTCGGCAACGGCGACGCGGGAGGAGCGGAGTTCGTTCTCACCCTGCCGAGGTCTTCGCATTGA
- a CDS encoding universal stress protein: MVLDSFRPLLIPVDFSPASRSAFDYAIDLVSGKEPVVMLLHVMDRRHVDFAVAHELAAREEVLDVMRARAERALADYQAPAGSGIEVMTIVVEGTPFLEIIKKAEELKADAIVMGKFGLRGKIDPYLFGTTAEHVIRGSTRPAIVLPASPSP; encoded by the coding sequence TTGGTCCTCGATTCCTTCCGGCCCTTATTGATACCGGTCGATTTCTCGCCCGCCTCGCGGAGCGCATTCGATTACGCGATCGACCTCGTGTCGGGCAAGGAGCCCGTCGTCATGCTCTTGCACGTCATGGATCGGCGTCACGTCGACTTCGCCGTGGCCCACGAGCTGGCCGCACGCGAAGAAGTGCTGGACGTGATGCGTGCCCGTGCCGAACGAGCGCTGGCCGATTATCAAGCGCCGGCCGGTTCGGGCATCGAAGTCATGACGATCGTCGTCGAGGGAACGCCCTTCCTCGAAATCATCAAGAAAGCCGAAGAACTCAAGGCCGACGCGATCGTGATGGGCAAGTTTGGCCTGCGCGGCAAGATCGACCCGTATCTGTTCGGCACGACCGCCGAGCACGTGATACGCGGCAGCACGCGGCCCGCGATCGTGCTGCCGGCGAGCCCATCGCCGTAG
- a CDS encoding universal stress protein, with protein sequence MSQAETVPEARLRNPADIPLQTIGVATDFSETAGLALSYGAAVVGQFGGSLHVLHVLHEAGLSALHPDDAACFESARGYFNQPEENGPQAERSLQDSVRNFLERVERGTNERLQTLTSSALLANLKIVTAIRYGSPVDEICDYVRQNAIDLLVLGTHGHRGINHFLIGSVAERVVRASPCPVLTVRLPRS encoded by the coding sequence ATGAGCCAGGCAGAAACGGTTCCGGAAGCCCGTTTACGCAATCCTGCCGATATTCCATTGCAGACGATTGGCGTGGCCACCGATTTCAGCGAAACCGCCGGGTTGGCCTTGAGCTACGGTGCGGCAGTTGTCGGGCAATTTGGCGGGTCGCTGCACGTTTTGCACGTGTTGCACGAGGCGGGTCTCAGCGCGCTCCACCCCGACGACGCTGCCTGCTTCGAGTCGGCCCGCGGCTATTTCAACCAGCCGGAAGAAAACGGCCCTCAGGCAGAGCGTAGCCTCCAAGACTCGGTGCGGAACTTTCTCGAGCGTGTCGAGAGAGGAACCAACGAACGTTTGCAGACGTTGACATCGTCAGCGTTGCTGGCAAACCTGAAGATCGTGACGGCCATCCGCTACGGCAGTCCGGTCGACGAAATCTGCGACTACGTCCGGCAAAATGCCATCGACTTGCTTGTGCTCGGAACGCACGGCCACAGGGGGATCAATCATTTTTTGATCGGCAGCGTGGCGGAACGTGTGGTCCGCGCGAGTCCCTGTCCGGTGTTGACGGTACGACTGCCCAGGTCCTAA
- a CDS encoding Hsp20/alpha crystallin family protein → MLRSLVPVRERRLARPFERIVDEMEDLIERFWEGGDGGPSRLETYYPKANLAETDGNFELSVDLPGMKPEEIKVEMRNGNLVVSGERKEEKEEKGKTYHRVERSYGSFCRTIPLPAN, encoded by the coding sequence ATGTTGCGATCGCTGGTACCAGTGCGCGAAAGGCGGCTCGCCCGACCGTTTGAGCGAATCGTCGATGAAATGGAAGACCTGATCGAACGATTTTGGGAAGGAGGCGACGGCGGCCCGTCGAGGCTGGAAACCTACTATCCCAAGGCGAATCTGGCCGAGACCGACGGCAACTTCGAGCTCAGCGTCGATCTGCCCGGCATGAAGCCCGAAGAGATCAAGGTCGAAATGCGAAACGGCAACCTGGTGGTCTCGGGCGAGCGGAAAGAGGAGAAGGAAGAAAAGGGGAAGACGTATCACCGCGTCGAACGCAGCTACGGCTCGTTCTGCCGCACGATTCCGCTGCCGGCCAACTGA
- a CDS encoding CBS domain-containing protein translates to MSVGRICSREVQLAETKDSAAVAAKRMRDSNVGTLVVLDDHKKPIGIVTDRDLVARVMAAGKDPHGCTVGDIMTRSPKSVRDDAPIEDALVQMCGLGLRRMIVVDKEHRLVGIISLDDILSLLGEELSRIGRLLDHQIAAARRDR, encoded by the coding sequence ATGTCCGTCGGTCGAATTTGCAGCCGTGAAGTCCAGCTTGCCGAAACCAAAGACTCGGCCGCCGTTGCCGCGAAGCGAATGCGAGACTCTAACGTCGGCACACTTGTCGTGCTTGATGATCACAAGAAACCAATCGGGATCGTCACCGATCGCGACCTGGTGGCGAGGGTCATGGCCGCGGGCAAAGATCCTCACGGGTGTACGGTTGGCGATATAATGACCCGCTCGCCCAAATCGGTGCGCGACGACGCGCCTATCGAAGATGCCTTAGTCCAGATGTGCGGACTCGGCCTGCGCCGCATGATCGTGGTCGACAAGGAGCATCGATTGGTCGGCATCATCAGCCTCGACGACATTTTGTCGCTGCTCGGCGAAGAGCTCAGCCGCATCGGCCGTTTGCTCGACCATCAAATCGCCGCCGCACGCCGCGACCGATAG
- a CDS encoding DUF2267 domain-containing protein, which translates to MSHTNAAFDATVQATNAWVADLAARLGWSDHHHAYMALRAVLHALRDRLSVEHVADLSAQLPMLVRGFYYEGWHPAGKPLKDRKEDDFLEHVADNLRGAPDADPRQVTRAVFALLRQHVSHGEIESLRATLPHELKLLWK; encoded by the coding sequence ATGAGCCACACGAATGCCGCGTTTGATGCGACGGTGCAGGCGACCAATGCCTGGGTTGCCGACCTGGCGGCCCGCCTTGGTTGGAGCGATCACCACCATGCTTACATGGCCCTGCGGGCGGTCTTGCACGCCTTGCGCGACCGGTTGAGCGTCGAGCACGTGGCCGACCTGTCGGCCCAGTTGCCGATGCTCGTGCGAGGGTTCTATTACGAAGGCTGGCATCCGGCCGGCAAACCGCTCAAAGATCGCAAAGAGGATGACTTCCTCGAACATGTCGCCGACAACCTGCGAGGCGCCCCGGACGCCGACCCGCGCCAAGTCACCCGCGCCGTGTTCGCGCTTCTTAGGCAGCACGTCAGTCACGGTGAAATCGAATCGCTGAGGGCGACGCTGCCGCACGAGCTTAAGCTGCTCTGGAAGTGA
- a CDS encoding PEP/pyruvate-binding domain-containing protein, whose product MNAGDSTKQIVFFGCPGVDRTAVTAESVGSKAANLIRLAEEGVRVPPGFVLPVSFCRDYFDCGRRLVENFAELLTEQVERLGKATGLVYGGERRPLLLSVRSGAAVSMPGMLDTVLDVGLTDRTVSALVCLTGNPRHAWDSYRRLVQSYGEAVHGLAAEPFERRVDARLASDRVASPAELDAAALREIAEESLAWFSSQVGHAFPQNPREQLVAAVEAVFRSWQSARAVEFRRLRRLEHLPGTAVTIQTMVYGNLGGNSGSGVAFTRDPATGETGLYFDFLPGSQGEDIVGGRRGTRGSAALERILPEVYRELVRTAGRLEHLFGDVQDFEFTIQEGRLYVLQTRTAKRTPLAALRIACNLVAEGRIDETTALDRLSGYDLDELKSVRLAPPDGLRPLCRGTPAGSGVAIGPIALTPEAAATFAAKGQAPVLVRGDITTADIAGLASSAGIVTARGGRTSHAAVVARQLNKACVVGCRELIVPDGLQHCEIGDRSFAEGDWISADGQSGEVYAGRLDVRVEQPTAYLEQVKRWKAHFQSSLSSCGSVALSDSISP is encoded by the coding sequence ATGAACGCCGGCGATTCGACCAAGCAGATTGTCTTCTTCGGTTGCCCTGGCGTCGACCGGACCGCGGTCACGGCCGAGAGTGTCGGAAGCAAAGCGGCAAATTTGATCCGCCTGGCCGAAGAGGGTGTTCGCGTGCCGCCCGGCTTTGTGCTGCCCGTCTCCTTCTGCCGCGATTACTTCGATTGCGGTCGTCGATTGGTTGAGAACTTTGCCGAGCTGCTGACGGAACAGGTGGAACGGTTGGGCAAGGCAACCGGCTTGGTCTACGGCGGCGAGCGACGGCCATTGCTCTTGTCGGTCCGCTCGGGGGCGGCCGTCTCGATGCCCGGCATGCTCGATACCGTACTGGATGTCGGACTGACCGACCGCACCGTATCGGCCCTGGTGTGTCTCACCGGCAACCCACGTCATGCGTGGGACAGCTACCGACGCCTGGTGCAAAGTTACGGCGAGGCAGTCCACGGGCTGGCTGCGGAGCCGTTTGAACGGCGGGTCGATGCCCGGCTGGCGAGCGATCGCGTTGCGTCGCCGGCGGAGCTCGATGCCGCGGCCCTGCGAGAAATCGCTGAAGAATCGCTGGCATGGTTTTCGTCGCAAGTCGGCCACGCTTTTCCGCAGAATCCGCGCGAGCAATTGGTCGCGGCGGTCGAAGCCGTGTTCCGGTCTTGGCAAAGCGCCCGCGCCGTTGAGTTCCGCCGTCTGCGAAGGCTGGAGCACCTGCCAGGGACTGCCGTCACAATCCAAACCATGGTTTACGGCAACCTGGGTGGAAACTCCGGGTCGGGCGTGGCCTTCACGCGCGACCCGGCCACCGGCGAAACCGGTCTCTACTTCGATTTTCTGCCGGGCTCACAAGGCGAGGATATCGTCGGCGGGCGACGTGGCACACGGGGCAGCGCGGCCCTGGAGCGGATTCTGCCCGAGGTCTATCGCGAACTCGTTCGAACCGCGGGACGACTGGAGCACCTTTTCGGCGACGTGCAAGATTTCGAATTCACCATCCAAGAGGGGCGGTTGTACGTGCTTCAAACGCGCACCGCCAAAAGAACTCCGCTGGCCGCCCTGCGTATCGCCTGCAACCTCGTCGCTGAAGGACGGATCGACGAAACGACCGCGCTCGACAGATTGAGCGGGTACGACCTCGACGAGCTGAAGTCGGTTCGTTTGGCGCCCCCTGACGGGTTAAGGCCGCTGTGTCGCGGGACGCCGGCTGGATCAGGAGTGGCCATTGGCCCCATCGCGCTGACGCCCGAGGCAGCAGCCACCTTCGCCGCCAAGGGCCAGGCGCCCGTCCTGGTGCGCGGCGATATCACGACGGCCGACATCGCCGGACTGGCATCCTCCGCCGGCATTGTTACCGCTCGGGGAGGACGCACGTCGCACGCCGCCGTCGTCGCTCGGCAACTCAACAAGGCCTGCGTGGTCGGATGCCGCGAGCTGATCGTGCCGGACGGCTTGCAGCATTGCGAAATCGGTGATCGGTCGTTCGCCGAAGGAGATTGGATCTCAGCCGACGGCCAATCGGGCGAGGTTTATGCGGGCCGACTTGACGTTCGCGTCGAACAGCCGACCGCATATTTGGAACAGGTCAAACGCTGGAAAGCTCACTTCCAGAGCAGCTTAAGCTCGTGCGGCAGCGTCGCCCTCAGCGATTCGATTTCACCGTGA
- a CDS encoding universal stress protein, translating to MSDLRRILVGVDLLESRQGNLSPPVEQAVKQAIWLAERLSSQVLFLAAVELPKEGEIHPPAIDSERVVSEVETSAREALRKLVQRTAERGVRATSKFVDGQGSPTSCARCLWNRITTFRRYP from the coding sequence ATGTCTGACCTCAGAAGAATCCTCGTCGGAGTCGACCTGCTTGAATCGCGGCAAGGCAACCTGTCGCCGCCCGTCGAACAGGCGGTCAAACAGGCGATTTGGCTGGCCGAACGTCTGTCGAGCCAAGTGCTGTTCCTCGCGGCGGTCGAGTTGCCGAAAGAAGGGGAGATCCATCCACCGGCGATCGATAGCGAGCGGGTGGTGAGTGAGGTCGAGACCTCCGCGCGCGAAGCCTTAAGAAAGCTGGTGCAGCGAACGGCCGAGCGCGGCGTGCGAGCGACGAGCAAGTTCGTCGATGGGCAGGGCTCGCCGACTTCGTGTGCCCGGTGCCTTTGGAATCGTATCACCACGTTCCGCCGATACCCTTGA